In one window of Fibrobacter sp. UWB5 DNA:
- a CDS encoding DNA-binding protein, protein MDFILLNNYRPTKAPYTPLDNMYPIRYIMYIHKHLDIAEYLDNEEIVAEYLNLVSESDDPALFLRAIRHTARRVLKPFSRC, encoded by the coding sequence ATGGACTTTATATTGCTGAATAATTACAGGCCCACCAAAGCCCCATATACACCTCTTGACAATATGTATCCGATTAGATACATTATGTATATACACAAACACTTAGACATTGCCGAATACCTCGACAACGAGGAAATCGTCGCCGAATATTTGAACTTGGTCAGCGAATCGGATGACCCCGCGCTGTTTCTCCGTGCCATCAGACACACCGCGAGACGCGTTTTGAAACCATTTTCAAGGTGCTAA
- a CDS encoding DUF3800 domain-containing protein — protein sequence MHLLYADDSGVVSDPNTKYSVLAGFATFESQTYWIQKAIDSIMEKHLGRTDIELHASPIRSGKGFWRSIPKATRESFLTDCLSYIKANYPRQFILFGAIVNNKHECVSEELFSQLTSRFDKFLKRKFIKHNESARGLCIFDKTKMENQYQNWSRIYQTLGNRWNEKLNNFAEVPLFLDSSISRSIQLADLIAFSLYRNFEHSDDTYYSIIKDCFDKEKNQIHGLYIAE from the coding sequence ATGCATCTGTTATACGCAGATGATTCTGGCGTGGTGTCAGACCCCAATACAAAATATAGTGTTTTGGCTGGGTTTGCAACTTTCGAAAGTCAAACTTATTGGATCCAAAAGGCTATAGATTCCATCATGGAAAAACACCTTGGGCGAACTGATATAGAACTGCACGCCAGTCCCATAAGAAGCGGAAAAGGCTTTTGGCGCAGTATTCCAAAGGCAACAAGAGAGTCCTTCTTAACGGATTGCCTTTCCTACATCAAAGCAAATTATCCTCGTCAATTTATTTTATTCGGCGCAATCGTCAACAACAAACACGAATGCGTCTCGGAAGAACTTTTTTCTCAATTGACAAGCCGTTTTGACAAGTTCCTAAAAAGAAAATTCATAAAACATAACGAATCCGCAAGAGGATTATGCATCTTTGACAAAACAAAGATGGAAAACCAATATCAGAATTGGTCAAGAATTTACCAAACGCTCGGAAACCGTTGGAATGAAAAACTGAATAACTTTGCAGAGGTTCCCTTATTTTTAGATTCATCCATATCACGATCCATACAACTAGCCGATTTAATAGCATTTTCTCTATATCGAAATTTTGAACATTCCGACGACACTTATTATTCCATCATCAAAGACTGCTTTGACAAAGAGAAGAATCAAATACATGGACTTTATATTGCTGAATAA
- a CDS encoding GNAT family N-acetyltransferase has protein sequence MTIEYKNTHDFSEQDLKDLFLSVEWSSGHFPDKLVVAMKNFKTVISAWDGDKLVGMICAMDDGIMNAYVHYLLIRPEYQGQSIGKELVERVKEIYKDYLRIVVVAYNEELSFYEHCGFKKADDASAMFITSLWT, from the coding sequence ATGACCATTGAATACAAAAACACCCACGATTTTTCTGAACAAGATTTAAAAGACCTCTTCCTCTCCGTTGAATGGTCCTCGGGGCATTTCCCCGACAAACTCGTAGTCGCGATGAAGAATTTCAAGACCGTCATCTCGGCCTGGGACGGCGATAAGCTTGTCGGCATGATCTGCGCCATGGACGATGGTATCATGAATGCCTACGTGCATTACCTGCTCATACGCCCCGAATACCAGGGCCAAAGCATCGGCAAGGAACTCGTGGAACGCGTCAAGGAAATCTACAAGGATTACCTCCGCATCGTCGTGGTCGCCTACAACGAAGAACTCTCCTTCTACGAGCATTGCGGCTTCAAGAAGGCCGATGACGCAAGCGCTATGTTTATCACAAGTCTGTGGACGTAA
- a CDS encoding bile acid:sodium symporter family protein yields MHILEKISEFVGKWMAVVVLAIAALSLFLPKSTLWIELSWVNYLLMVVMFGMGLTLKLSDFALVFARPKEITIGCAAQFIVMPALAFALSKIFGLDAALMAGVVLVGTCPGGTSSNVITYLSKGDVALSVGMTSVNTLIAPVLTPAITYLLLRTTVNVDVMAMFLSIVKVVIVPIALGFVINKFFGKWTARAVKVLPLVSVIAIAMIVAAVVSHNAAKILSTGAIVFAVVILHNLLGYGCGFGLGKLLKFSTPKTKALSIEIGMQNSGLATSLAATAFSGLAMATVPGAIFSVWHNISGAILANVYRRKE; encoded by the coding sequence ATGCACATTCTCGAAAAGATCAGTGAATTCGTTGGAAAGTGGATGGCCGTTGTCGTCTTGGCCATTGCGGCGCTCTCGTTGTTCCTGCCGAAATCGACGCTCTGGATTGAACTTTCGTGGGTGAATTACCTGCTGATGGTCGTGATGTTCGGCATGGGGCTTACGCTCAAATTGAGCGACTTTGCGCTTGTATTTGCACGACCGAAGGAAATCACCATCGGGTGTGCGGCGCAGTTTATCGTGATGCCGGCACTCGCGTTCGCACTCTCCAAAATTTTCGGACTCGATGCCGCGCTGATGGCGGGCGTCGTTCTCGTAGGTACGTGCCCGGGCGGAACTTCCAGCAATGTCATTACATACCTTTCGAAAGGCGATGTGGCGCTTTCTGTAGGCATGACCAGCGTGAATACGCTCATCGCGCCCGTGCTGACTCCGGCAATTACATATTTGCTGCTTCGCACCACCGTGAACGTGGACGTGATGGCGATGTTCCTTTCCATCGTGAAGGTCGTCATCGTGCCGATTGCACTCGGGTTTGTCATCAATAAGTTCTTCGGCAAATGGACTGCCCGCGCTGTGAAGGTGTTACCGCTCGTTTCCGTGATTGCGATTGCGATGATTGTGGCTGCAGTTGTCTCGCACAATGCCGCGAAGATTCTCTCCACGGGCGCTATCGTGTTTGCCGTGGTGATTCTACACAACCTGCTCGGCTACGGCTGCGGTTTTGGCCTCGGCAAGTTGCTAAAATTCTCGACACCCAAGACAAAGGCTCTCTCTATCGAAATCGGCATGCAAAATTCTGGCCTTGCCACAAGCCTTGCAGCAACAGCGTTCTCGGGCCTCGCCATGGCGACTGTTCCCGGCGCCATCTTCTCCGTGTGGCACAACATCTCCGGCGCGATACTCGCGAACGTTTATCGCCGAAAGGAATAA
- a CDS encoding very short patch repair endonuclease, which yields MNRSQMMQAVHSVDTKPEILVRRALFKAGLRYRLHRRDLPGTPDLYILKYGAVIFINGCFWHQHGCKFTSRPKSNPEFWNEKFTNNVVRDIKTNWKLSLQGYRVATVWECSIKNDFDRTIERLKAFIKSDEESIEI from the coding sequence ATGAACCGCTCGCAGATGATGCAGGCGGTTCATTCCGTAGATACGAAACCAGAAATTTTGGTACGCCGGGCTCTTTTTAAAGCGGGGCTGCGCTACAGACTCCACCGCCGCGATTTGCCAGGCACGCCTGACCTGTATATTCTTAAATACGGAGCGGTCATCTTTATCAACGGTTGTTTCTGGCACCAGCACGGCTGCAAGTTCACGAGCCGCCCCAAAAGCAACCCTGAATTCTGGAACGAAAAATTCACGAATAATGTCGTGCGCGACATCAAGACGAACTGGAAACTTTCGCTACAAGGCTACCGCGTCGCGACCGTTTGGGAATGCTCCATCAAGAACGATTTCGACCGCACGATTGAGCGTCTCAAGGCTTTTATCAAGAGCGACGAAGAAAGCATCGAGATTTGA
- a CDS encoding tetratricopeptide repeat protein gives MKLKVFIFFAMMVALATGCFAIDHCNGIESGVVYYNEGEFDRAIDEWRTCEDYGVKNSDLYYNLGNAYFRSGKLGFAIYYYKTALRLDPNNDDIIHNLKYAQAMTRDKVEEDGEENPLLSDLFKAHHALSLRTQMWVLLGIFWAIALLAIARRISRSGRAKNVLIGAMFALSSVFCIIAMSAGYKVFVAETDIEGVVTAKDADVTSAPNNKSQTLNTLSEGTTFEVLSEQGGFAEIRLGEKIRGFVKTSDVGIVK, from the coding sequence ATGAAACTGAAAGTATTTATCTTTTTCGCCATGATGGTCGCTTTGGCGACGGGCTGTTTTGCAATAGATCATTGCAACGGGATTGAATCCGGCGTCGTATATTATAATGAAGGCGAATTTGACCGCGCTATCGACGAATGGCGAACCTGCGAGGACTACGGAGTCAAAAATTCCGACCTGTATTACAACTTAGGGAACGCCTACTTCAGAAGCGGCAAGCTCGGCTTTGCCATTTATTACTACAAGACGGCCCTGCGCCTTGATCCCAACAACGACGACATTATTCACAACCTCAAGTACGCGCAGGCCATGACCCGCGACAAGGTGGAAGAAGACGGCGAAGAAAACCCGCTTCTCTCCGACCTTTTCAAGGCCCACCATGCGCTGTCTTTAAGGACTCAAATGTGGGTGTTGCTCGGGATCTTCTGGGCGATCGCGTTGCTTGCCATCGCAAGGCGTATCAGCCGTAGCGGTAGGGCAAAGAACGTGCTGATTGGCGCCATGTTCGCGCTGTCTAGCGTATTCTGCATTATCGCCATGAGCGCCGGCTACAAGGTCTTTGTAGCCGAAACCGACATCGAAGGCGTCGTGACCGCCAAGGATGCCGACGTGACCAGCGCCCCGAACAACAAGTCACAAACGCTGAACACGCTTTCTGAAGGCACCACGTTCGAAGTGCTTTCGGAACAGGGCGGGTTCGCCGAAATCCGTCTCGGTGAAAAAATCCGCGGTTTCGTCAAGACGAGCGACGTCGGAATCGTGAAATAA
- a CDS encoding BatD family protein — protein sequence MKRITLFCLAAALCVSARPSLQVDRERVESGKTFGLQLVFPLAELPENRSDLQMETANGFTLMGIDSTDQVIRPSMEDMFNSFFGGGNRGGYKARVYTFKLKAPKKTGRLSVGQIYLTIDGQKRNLTGDVPISVQRAYTDDALAVSLTPSKKTIYEGEQFSVTLGFHTFEHFEGGLQATDMNTGDDFIVHRSDLANMKFEPVEGGRREMQASAKFAWLSPTKSGNLQIPPFKFKYTKRGEPKVVEEKKQMGGMSFHAQSIRQESVETETQTPSINITVKPLPTEGKPANFSGMVGSYTFNADFDRTNLKVGEAMTLTINIKGDGLPGSITDPKLPDFGEFRSVPPENEINKKVVGNKVVTTKNIRVFLYPKKKGEFTIPEITYSWFNPSKKVYETAKAGPWNVVVEKGDASAEAIFQAPVAQGPAAVQKQEIESLGSDIRFIHKVRDTANNTAPYKSIVYWVIFAAAIPFYLIVTFAVRSRRKHNSDAALVRKGKANKMLKARFANAREALKKGDAKALYAALENGLIDYLSDKTNLEFKGMTRPQMKEELAKLGIKAETIDAIDNWLEKCAFARFAPVNPTKDEQQKMLEDVEKLCEGLKV from the coding sequence ATGAAACGAATTACCTTATTTTGCCTAGCCGCTGCCCTGTGCGTATCTGCACGGCCGTCCCTGCAAGTGGACCGGGAACGCGTGGAATCGGGCAAGACCTTTGGACTCCAGCTTGTATTCCCTTTAGCAGAACTTCCTGAAAACCGTAGCGATTTGCAGATGGAAACCGCAAACGGATTCACCCTTATGGGAATCGACAGTACCGACCAGGTGATTCGCCCCAGCATGGAAGACATGTTCAATTCGTTCTTCGGTGGCGGAAACCGCGGCGGTTACAAGGCCCGCGTTTATACCTTCAAGCTGAAAGCCCCGAAAAAGACCGGCCGACTCAGCGTCGGACAGATTTACTTGACGATTGACGGACAAAAGCGCAACCTCACCGGCGACGTTCCTATTAGCGTGCAACGCGCCTACACCGACGACGCCCTGGCCGTCAGCCTGACTCCGAGCAAAAAGACCATTTACGAAGGCGAACAGTTCAGCGTGACGCTCGGATTCCATACTTTCGAGCACTTTGAAGGCGGCCTGCAGGCCACCGACATGAACACGGGCGACGATTTTATTGTACACCGTAGCGACCTCGCCAACATGAAGTTCGAACCGGTCGAAGGCGGCCGCCGCGAAATGCAGGCCAGCGCCAAGTTCGCCTGGCTCAGCCCCACCAAGAGCGGCAACCTGCAAATTCCGCCGTTCAAGTTCAAGTACACCAAACGCGGCGAGCCCAAGGTGGTCGAAGAGAAAAAGCAAATGGGCGGCATGTCGTTCCATGCGCAGTCGATCCGCCAGGAATCTGTCGAAACCGAAACGCAGACACCCTCTATCAATATTACAGTAAAGCCGCTGCCTACCGAAGGCAAGCCCGCCAACTTTAGCGGTATGGTCGGTAGCTACACCTTTAACGCAGACTTCGACCGCACTAATTTAAAGGTCGGCGAAGCGATGACGTTGACCATCAACATCAAGGGTGACGGCCTACCGGGCTCCATTACCGACCCCAAGCTCCCCGACTTTGGCGAATTCCGCTCGGTGCCGCCTGAAAACGAAATCAACAAGAAGGTTGTCGGCAACAAAGTGGTGACCACCAAGAACATTCGCGTGTTCCTGTACCCCAAAAAGAAGGGCGAATTCACCATTCCTGAAATCACCTACTCTTGGTTCAACCCGAGCAAAAAGGTTTACGAAACTGCCAAGGCTGGCCCCTGGAACGTCGTTGTGGAAAAAGGTGACGCCTCTGCAGAGGCTATCTTCCAGGCACCGGTCGCCCAAGGCCCCGCCGCCGTGCAGAAGCAAGAAATCGAATCTCTGGGTAGCGACATCCGCTTTATCCACAAGGTCCGCGACACCGCCAACAACACCGCCCCCTACAAGAGCATTGTTTACTGGGTGATTTTTGCAGCCGCGATTCCGTTCTACCTGATAGTCACCTTTGCCGTGCGCAGCCGCCGCAAGCACAACAGCGACGCCGCCCTCGTGCGCAAGGGCAAGGCCAACAAGATGCTCAAGGCTCGTTTTGCCAACGCCCGCGAAGCCTTAAAGAAGGGCGACGCCAAGGCGCTTTACGCCGCCCTGGAAAATGGCTTGATTGATTACCTGAGCGACAAGACCAACCTGGAATTCAAGGGCATGACCCGCCCGCAAATGAAGGAAGAACTCGCAAAGCTCGGAATCAAGGCCGAAACGATTGACGCCATTGACAACTGGCTTGAAAAGTGCGCATTCGCCCGATTCGCTCCGGTAAACCCGACGAAGGACGAACAGCAGAAAATGCTCGAAGACGTCGAAAAACTGTGCGAAGGATTGAAGGTATAA
- a CDS encoding CofH family radical SAM protein, whose product MNPLLQKSVDGVRLSPAEALDILKNAPWTEVTQAANTVRHRINPGNKVGYTAFRIINYTNVCEITCSFCSFCRPAHSPEAYVLNLDEIRQKTLEAKSKGADQIFLQGGVNQNIPLSYYTDVLKMLTQELGVKVRGFSPVELVRIAEFNGIALDELLDILKEAGLSSVPGAGAEILSDRMRQILSPKKLPAQVWCDTLAACHKKGLPGSANIVFGSVETPEEIIEHLDYVRKTQDIANGFKSFVVWTFQPQTDKFPIRHVRGDEYLKLLALSRLYLDNIPHIEVSLLGMGLSLGELGLHCGADDINSIVIEENVLQNHGLTSIEQAENFIKNAGFTPYRRSLNFD is encoded by the coding sequence ATGAATCCGTTGTTGCAAAAATCTGTGGATGGCGTTCGCCTTTCTCCGGCCGAGGCGCTGGACATTTTGAAGAACGCCCCGTGGACCGAGGTCACCCAGGCAGCCAACACCGTACGCCACCGGATCAATCCGGGCAACAAGGTGGGCTATACGGCTTTCCGCATCATCAACTACACGAACGTCTGCGAAATCACTTGCAGTTTCTGTAGTTTTTGCAGGCCCGCACACAGTCCCGAAGCCTACGTGCTTAATTTGGACGAAATCCGCCAGAAGACGCTGGAGGCCAAGTCCAAAGGCGCCGACCAGATTTTTTTGCAAGGTGGCGTGAACCAAAACATTCCGCTCAGCTATTATACCGACGTGCTGAAAATGCTCACGCAAGAACTCGGCGTGAAGGTTCGCGGATTTTCGCCGGTGGAACTCGTGCGCATCGCCGAATTCAACGGAATCGCGCTCGACGAACTGCTAGATATTCTTAAAGAGGCGGGTCTGAGCTCTGTGCCGGGTGCCGGCGCCGAGATTCTCTCCGACCGCATGCGCCAAATCCTGAGCCCGAAAAAATTGCCCGCCCAAGTCTGGTGCGACACGCTTGCCGCCTGCCACAAGAAAGGGCTCCCCGGCAGCGCAAACATCGTTTTCGGAAGCGTCGAAACGCCCGAAGAAATCATTGAGCATTTGGATTACGTGCGCAAGACTCAAGATATTGCAAACGGGTTCAAGAGCTTTGTAGTATGGACTTTCCAGCCGCAGACCGACAAGTTCCCCATCCGCCACGTGCGCGGCGATGAATACCTCAAGCTCCTGGCACTTTCGCGCCTGTACCTCGACAACATCCCGCATATCGAAGTTTCGCTCCTCGGCATGGGGCTTTCTTTAGGCGAACTCGGGCTGCACTGCGGCGCCGACGACATCAACAGTATCGTCATCGAAGAAAACGTGCTCCAGAACCACGGCCTCACCAGCATCGAGCAAGCCGAAAATTTCATCAAAAACGCCGGTTTTACCCCCTACCGCCGTAGCCTTAACTTTGATTAA
- a CDS encoding branched-chain amino acid aminotransferase, translated as MHKLQKKVNTMQVDLNTVDWKTLPFGYYDTDYNVRCYYRNGQWGKIELSSSKDISIHMAATCLHYGQEGFEGLKAYTGKDGKVRIFRVDENAKRMQNTANRVLMAVPPVELFREMVHTVVKANARFVPPYGYGATLYIRPLLIGMSPEVGVKPADEYLLMMFVTPVGPYFKDGFKPVDMMISRNYDRAAPQGTGTVKVGGNYAASLQSLAEAKKLGYSSTIYLDAKEKKYIDECGPANFFGIKGKTYVTPKSESILPSITNKSLQQLAEYLGYTVERRQVPFEELAEFSETAECGTAAVITPIKKIVDPVAGKEFTYGDGKNPGPVCTELFTKYTAIQFGEAEDPFGWTEVVDL; from the coding sequence ATGCACAAATTGCAAAAAAAGGTGAATACTATGCAAGTTGATTTGAACACTGTCGATTGGAAGACGCTCCCCTTCGGTTATTATGACACCGATTACAATGTACGCTGCTACTACCGCAATGGTCAGTGGGGCAAGATCGAACTGTCTTCTTCCAAGGACATCAGCATCCACATGGCCGCTACTTGCTTGCATTACGGCCAGGAAGGTTTTGAAGGCCTCAAGGCTTACACGGGCAAGGACGGCAAGGTCCGTATCTTCCGCGTCGACGAAAACGCCAAGCGTATGCAGAACACGGCTAACCGCGTGCTCATGGCTGTGCCGCCTGTTGAATTGTTCCGCGAAATGGTCCACACCGTGGTGAAGGCCAACGCCCGTTTTGTGCCGCCGTATGGCTACGGTGCAACACTCTATATTCGTCCGCTCCTCATCGGTATGAGCCCGGAAGTGGGTGTGAAGCCTGCCGACGAATACCTGCTCATGATGTTCGTGACTCCGGTGGGTCCGTACTTCAAGGACGGGTTCAAGCCGGTGGACATGATGATTAGCCGCAACTACGACCGCGCTGCTCCGCAGGGTACGGGTACGGTGAAGGTTGGCGGTAACTACGCTGCTAGCCTCCAGTCCCTCGCCGAAGCCAAGAAGCTCGGCTACTCCAGCACGATTTATCTGGACGCGAAGGAAAAGAAGTACATCGACGAATGCGGTCCGGCAAACTTCTTCGGCATCAAGGGCAAGACCTACGTGACCCCGAAGTCCGAATCCATTCTGCCGTCTATCACCAACAAGAGCTTGCAGCAGTTGGCTGAATACCTCGGCTACACTGTGGAACGCCGCCAGGTTCCGTTCGAAGAGCTCGCTGAATTCTCCGAAACTGCTGAATGCGGTACCGCCGCCGTGATTACCCCGATCAAGAAGATCGTGGATCCGGTTGCCGGCAAGGAATTCACCTACGGTGACGGCAAGAATCCGGGCCCGGTCTGCACGGAACTCTTCACGAAGTACACTGCAATCCAGTTCGGTGAAGCGGAAGACCCGTTCGGCTGGACGGAAGTGGTGGATCTGTAA
- a CDS encoding fibrobacter succinogenes major paralogous domain-containing protein, which translates to MACIKWFVFLGFVVMLAACGDDSDLVIETSFDAAVEDVEDSSSSSGRVESSSSSSAVYSSAEDNSSSSSEFAEEEKGRTISGVAQKGPFVAGSTVKLYELDEKTLTKTGKFFSGEVDSVGDGGFKVSNVELTSPYALFEVTGKFRNELAGKFPYEVIGEESSDEITLRALANLDGREKVNVNLLTHMTYERILFLFGKGKDFATAKKQAESEVSKAFYFGREFENFEDINIFGDSEESAALLATSVLVGRNENYLIMFLDTFGNDFRKDGTWNDETTRYNVGTRFDYDVQIVERIHNNIMGWESGPVPKFGKYIKKMLCGFRGWSKCNVECKDEGAFIRTGNNSWDICRGGAFFRADYSTVDTYGWAAGTDGELQKGDSTGRIYKYDEDLKAWIIADYVSYDYVTLMLNGCTHKREGEIGLNPRDKTYYVCVYYTDSEVGIDGYKWQKAREIDFIKRDNKCDSEDFDRIIAGIDTVTNRYYCSANGWVDFMAWSFDVPKEYRFNPDIDYGSMTDKRDGKTYRTVKIGNQTWMAENLNYAGDGIGHCYDDVSENCETGGRLYKWDVARDVCPEGWHLPSKKEFETLFSAVKRAYDKYDKAQYSLADMFKATSGWKNDYSRWTQGLDVVGFSAVPAGGKHIYSYRMPEYNLAGSFAFFLTSTEYNERYVHVMLLGTDEASVVSNYMEGDPHYDSKESEFSVRCLKDAK; encoded by the coding sequence ATGGCTTGTATTAAATGGTTTGTTTTTCTAGGCTTTGTAGTCATGCTCGCCGCTTGTGGGGACGACAGCGATTTGGTCATTGAAACGTCTTTCGATGCGGCTGTTGAAGATGTCGAAGATTCTTCTAGCAGTAGTGGTAGGGTCGAGTCTTCGTCCAGTAGTAGCGCGGTGTATTCGTCTGCCGAAGATAATTCTTCAAGTAGTTCGGAATTTGCGGAGGAAGAAAAAGGCAGGACTATTTCCGGTGTTGCTCAGAAGGGGCCGTTCGTCGCCGGGTCCACTGTCAAACTTTACGAATTGGATGAAAAAACTTTGACTAAAACGGGAAAGTTTTTTTCTGGAGAAGTCGATTCAGTTGGTGATGGTGGGTTCAAGGTGTCGAATGTGGAACTGACGAGCCCGTATGCTCTTTTTGAGGTGACAGGCAAGTTCCGTAATGAGCTGGCAGGCAAGTTCCCTTATGAGGTGATAGGTGAAGAGTCTAGCGATGAAATCACCCTGCGTGCTCTAGCCAATCTTGATGGACGCGAAAAGGTGAATGTCAACTTGCTTACGCATATGACGTATGAACGTATTCTTTTCCTGTTCGGGAAGGGGAAGGACTTTGCTACTGCCAAGAAACAGGCCGAGTCCGAAGTTTCCAAAGCGTTTTATTTTGGTCGCGAATTTGAAAATTTTGAAGACATAAATATTTTTGGCGATAGCGAAGAAAGTGCTGCTTTGCTTGCTACTAGCGTTCTTGTTGGCCGTAACGAGAATTATTTGATTATGTTCCTGGACACTTTTGGGAATGATTTTAGGAAGGATGGTACATGGAATGACGAAACCACTAGATACAATGTTGGAACCAGGTTTGATTACGATGTGCAGATTGTAGAACGAATCCATAATAATATTATGGGTTGGGAAAGCGGCCCTGTTCCGAAATTTGGAAAGTATATAAAGAAGATGTTGTGTGGCTTTCGAGGTTGGAGCAAATGCAATGTAGAATGTAAAGATGAAGGTGCTTTTATTCGCACAGGCAACAATTCATGGGATATTTGCCGAGGTGGCGCGTTTTTTCGTGCTGATTACTCAACTGTAGATACGTATGGATGGGCTGCAGGAACTGATGGGGAACTACAGAAAGGCGACTCGACGGGTCGTATATATAAGTATGACGAAGACTTAAAGGCGTGGATAATAGCGGATTATGTAAGCTATGACTATGTTACCCTTATGCTCAATGGATGTACGCATAAGCGTGAAGGCGAAATTGGCTTGAATCCCAGGGATAAAACCTATTATGTTTGCGTGTATTATACGGATTCTGAAGTAGGAATAGATGGATACAAATGGCAAAAAGCGCGGGAAATAGATTTCATTAAGCGAGATAATAAATGCGATAGTGAAGACTTTGACCGGATTATTGCTGGAATAGATACCGTCACAAATAGATATTACTGTTCCGCGAATGGTTGGGTGGATTTTATGGCATGGAGTTTTGATGTGCCGAAGGAATACCGTTTTAATCCAGATATTGATTATGGATCCATGACAGACAAACGTGACGGCAAGACGTATAGGACTGTAAAGATTGGTAACCAGACCTGGATGGCAGAAAACTTGAATTATGCGGGTGACGGGATAGGGCATTGCTACGATGATGTCTCTGAAAACTGCGAAACGGGAGGGCGCCTTTATAAATGGGATGTGGCAAGGGATGTTTGTCCCGAAGGCTGGCATTTGCCATCAAAGAAAGAGTTCGAAACATTGTTCTCTGCTGTAAAACGAGCGTATGACAAATATGACAAGGCGCAATACAGTCTTGCCGATATGTTCAAGGCTACCAGCGGTTGGAAGAATGATTACTCAAGGTGGACTCAAGGCCTAGATGTGGTCGGTTTTTCTGCGGTGCCTGCAGGCGGAAAGCATATTTATTCATACCGCATGCCTGAATACAACCTTGCTGGCAGTTTTGCGTTTTTCTTGACTTCAACTGAATACAATGAAAGATACGTGCACGTGATGCTGTTGGGAACGGATGAAGCCTCTGTAGTATCCAATTATATGGAAGGCGATCCTCATTATGACTCCAAGGAATCGGAATTTTCTGTTCGCTGCCTCAAGGATGCGAAATAA